A single window of Candidatus Flexicrinis affinis DNA harbors:
- a CDS encoding SH3 domain-containing protein has translation MNDEFDPNWLDDSDQPFSADDGGMDWLDSIGGDGEKTPESEDIGKPSTGEFDFETFAFSDADAGEDSSAWLADLSDNPFDVKPTEEPSEDPGEIPDWLQTDSEIPAYSTPEPAPEPAAEDFPDWLNTSEQPAASTGEPEPEDAGEMLAPWLRGADIDEEALDKPAGERDSGTLPTWLQGADDLGAEDANAFQASFDDVEFEVEEPIEESEDLSWMTEADDQADAQSDELAALLSQGEGDAGVDDLLSGLLQPTDAQGEGDVDLLSLLSSSGGDSGALAKPGTGPQGDMQFAEDDDFLAFDSSRLNFDELLGPNPISRPADMELPESNIPDFLSDVSVSEVSAAAFMRQQQEDRPIEELPDDLRALLDEGVTAVTAAPGAPVPPPVLVTEAPAAKPSPGRREDKGSRGTELMRSIAASAGTAQGASAQPVRARRRLRYNVPRLLIAALVAAAVILPFLDVFESLRFVQLPPVLFGEKSPAEAAYAIVDELSEGDVMLVAVDASPGSLSEIGGAMTAVIAHARARQATPVIVSTDPVALVAAQRMLEGVLPEDTRSKQIIFGRYLPGDSLGVRDLAENPRDALAFDHDGHPTDLEIGSVADLDLVVIVSDRADGIRQWSEQLQPLISSPLVFVVSASAEPLARLYADSYGAPYVVGLRDSITYRSQLSAYSGPDGLIGFGITPSATFTSTPTPTSTFTPTPTNTPTATNTPTSTLEPAAAQATADALATARVTPTFTFTATNTPTATATATATSTPTHTLTPTNTATPSRTPTITPSPTLTFTPSATFTATSTPTVTPTDTPTVEPTTGSTQAVSATPSRTPSATATTGPAATSTPTPTPTSAATDDLVAVVIAPTRINVRAGPGTSFPVIGSAGPGDRLPVLGFNEARTWVNVEVLGPRSGWVSASLVRIEGDTSAIPVVSVPRPALGMSVNAQFADADEMDEARYSAIYVGVVVSAALIMIGTIIGVIRGIARRRK, from the coding sequence ATGAACGACGAATTCGACCCAAACTGGCTTGACGACTCGGATCAGCCATTTTCGGCAGATGATGGTGGTATGGACTGGCTTGATAGTATCGGCGGTGACGGCGAGAAGACGCCTGAATCCGAAGATATCGGCAAGCCATCGACCGGCGAATTTGACTTCGAGACGTTTGCGTTCAGCGATGCTGATGCGGGTGAGGATAGCAGCGCATGGCTGGCGGATTTGTCTGACAACCCGTTCGACGTCAAGCCGACCGAAGAGCCCAGCGAAGACCCGGGTGAGATCCCCGATTGGCTGCAGACCGATTCCGAAATTCCCGCGTATTCAACGCCCGAGCCGGCGCCTGAGCCTGCCGCCGAGGATTTCCCCGACTGGCTGAACACCAGTGAACAGCCGGCAGCAAGTACGGGTGAACCGGAGCCGGAAGACGCCGGAGAGATGCTGGCCCCGTGGCTGCGCGGTGCCGATATCGATGAAGAGGCGCTGGACAAGCCTGCGGGAGAGCGCGACTCCGGCACGCTGCCGACATGGCTGCAGGGCGCCGACGACCTCGGGGCGGAAGACGCCAATGCCTTCCAAGCCTCGTTCGATGACGTGGAATTCGAGGTCGAGGAACCGATCGAAGAGTCGGAAGACCTCTCTTGGATGACCGAAGCAGACGATCAGGCGGACGCGCAGTCCGACGAGCTGGCGGCCCTCCTGTCGCAAGGCGAGGGCGATGCTGGCGTGGACGATCTGCTGTCCGGCTTACTGCAGCCGACCGATGCGCAGGGCGAGGGCGACGTCGACTTGCTTAGCCTGCTGTCATCGAGTGGTGGCGATTCGGGCGCGCTGGCAAAGCCGGGCACCGGGCCGCAAGGCGACATGCAGTTTGCGGAAGACGACGATTTCCTTGCGTTCGACTCGTCACGGCTCAATTTCGACGAACTGCTCGGTCCGAACCCGATCAGCCGGCCGGCTGACATGGAACTACCCGAGTCGAACATTCCCGACTTCCTCAGCGATGTATCGGTCAGTGAAGTGAGCGCGGCCGCCTTTATGCGGCAGCAGCAAGAAGACCGTCCCATCGAGGAGCTTCCCGACGATTTGCGGGCACTACTGGACGAAGGCGTGACCGCCGTCACTGCCGCGCCGGGGGCGCCTGTTCCGCCGCCAGTGCTGGTCACCGAGGCGCCGGCGGCCAAACCGTCGCCGGGCCGTCGCGAGGACAAAGGGTCGCGCGGGACCGAGCTGATGCGGTCGATTGCCGCGTCTGCCGGGACTGCGCAAGGCGCGTCGGCCCAACCTGTGCGCGCACGCCGCCGCCTGCGTTACAACGTGCCGCGCCTGTTGATCGCTGCGTTGGTCGCTGCTGCGGTGATCTTGCCGTTCCTCGACGTATTCGAGTCGCTGCGGTTTGTGCAGCTTCCGCCGGTCTTATTTGGCGAGAAATCGCCGGCCGAGGCCGCCTACGCCATAGTTGACGAACTGTCCGAAGGCGATGTGATGCTCGTGGCTGTCGACGCGTCGCCGGGCAGCTTGAGCGAGATCGGCGGGGCGATGACGGCTGTGATTGCGCATGCTCGTGCGCGGCAGGCGACGCCGGTGATCGTCAGCACCGATCCGGTTGCTCTCGTCGCGGCTCAGCGCATGCTCGAAGGCGTACTGCCGGAAGATACGCGCAGCAAGCAGATCATTTTCGGCCGCTATCTGCCGGGCGATTCGCTCGGTGTGCGCGACTTAGCAGAGAATCCGCGGGACGCTCTTGCGTTCGATCACGACGGGCACCCGACGGATCTTGAGATTGGCAGCGTCGCCGACCTTGACTTGGTCGTCATCGTAAGCGACCGAGCCGACGGTATTCGGCAGTGGTCGGAACAGCTTCAGCCGCTCATATCGTCGCCGCTGGTGTTTGTGGTGTCGGCGTCAGCCGAGCCGCTTGCACGGCTCTATGCCGACAGCTACGGCGCGCCGTACGTGGTTGGCCTGCGCGACAGTATCACCTATCGCTCGCAGTTGTCTGCCTACAGCGGCCCGGACGGCTTGATCGGCTTCGGCATCACACCGTCCGCCACGTTCACGTCCACGCCGACACCGACCAGTACGTTCACGCCGACGCCGACCAATACGCCGACGGCGACCAACACGCCGACTTCGACCCTTGAGCCAGCGGCGGCTCAGGCGACAGCTGATGCACTGGCAACCGCCCGTGTGACGCCGACGTTTACCTTTACGGCGACCAACACGCCGACCGCGACGGCGACGGCGACCGCGACGAGTACACCGACACATACGCTGACGCCGACCAATACGGCGACGCCCTCACGCACGCCGACGATCACGCCATCGCCGACGTTGACTTTTACGCCTTCGGCGACGTTCACCGCGACGTCTACGCCGACCGTGACACCGACCGATACGCCGACGGTTGAGCCGACGACCGGATCGACGCAGGCAGTATCGGCGACACCATCGCGTACCCCCTCCGCCACAGCGACTACCGGCCCGGCGGCCACCTCCACACCGACGCCCACGCCGACCAGTGCCGCCACCGATGATCTGGTCGCGGTCGTCATCGCACCCACGCGCATCAACGTGCGCGCTGGCCCGGGCACCAGCTTCCCGGTGATTGGCTCCGCCGGCCCGGGCGACCGCCTGCCGGTGCTCGGTTTCAACGAAGCTCGGACGTGGGTCAACGTGGAAGTGCTCGGCCCGCGCAGCGGTTGGGTGAGCGCATCGCTCGTGCGCATCGAAGGCGACACCAGCGCGATTCCGGTCGTCTCCGTGCCGAGGCCGGCGCTCGGCATGTCGGTCAACGCGCAGTTCGCTGACGCGGACGAGATGGATGAAGCGCGTTACAGCGCGATCTATGTCGGCGTGGTGGTATCCGCTGCGCTGATCATGATCGGGACGATCATCGGCGTCATTCGCGGCATCGCCCGCAGGAGGAAGTAG
- a CDS encoding glutamate mutase L: MSILAVDFGSVHTRAVLIDQVDGTYELIGFARTRTTDGFPAYDVKVGLDRVIQQLTASTGRRFVNDTGMIITPEQQDRSGVESFVITASGGRPLRAVIVGLREDGSVAAAQQALSNTYVDVVETLSLEDGRDRDERLNAVLHGYPNIVVITGGVEHGASESVMELVESVRLAVAVMDKRRRPQIVYAGNSKLAPRVTAAFQGIGEVALAANVRPAAAKIDVAPLRAQMTEAFNRFAETRSSGFSDLAALSVGGVQPTARGYSAIASYFARLNDARVIVVDIGSAVSIMCRATPRESQFAIRTDLGVGHNALTLLNTVDPQDLLQWLPFAGAEEALHTHVYNKSLRQGIVPFSLRESFVEHALLRTALREIAESIGAGRGQAADLVVLGGASINETGRPGYSILLALDGLEPVGVTRFLADPYGLTAALGAVAGRRPDAASQVADGNGYASLGTAISVGGRPRFDKPAVEVTVEADNGAKTTVTVNGGHLVRIPVPIGVTAVVRARVVGRGLDIDGSRSQRFKVYGGGAGVIIDARGRPLALDMPDDVKATLMLQWIAEVTGDEPRPVEMLGGGSTLFGERRAESPTEPSRVRQRQSRRDRRRGKRQEPEAEPEPDFGDSDTTIEDLRNALS, encoded by the coding sequence ATGTCGATCCTCGCCGTAGATTTCGGGAGTGTACACACACGCGCCGTCCTTATCGATCAGGTTGACGGGACTTATGAGCTGATTGGCTTTGCGCGTACCCGTACGACGGATGGATTCCCCGCGTACGACGTCAAGGTCGGGCTCGATCGAGTTATCCAGCAGCTCACCGCATCGACGGGTCGTCGCTTCGTCAACGACACCGGCATGATCATTACACCGGAGCAGCAGGATCGGTCCGGCGTCGAGTCGTTCGTGATCACCGCAAGCGGCGGCCGTCCACTACGTGCCGTGATTGTCGGCCTGCGTGAAGACGGCAGTGTCGCCGCGGCACAGCAGGCCCTCTCCAACACGTACGTTGACGTGGTCGAAACGCTGTCTCTCGAGGACGGACGCGATCGTGACGAGCGGCTCAATGCCGTGCTGCACGGATATCCAAACATCGTCGTCATCACGGGGGGTGTCGAACACGGCGCCAGCGAGAGCGTGATGGAACTTGTCGAGAGTGTCAGACTGGCCGTAGCCGTCATGGACAAGCGCCGTCGCCCGCAGATCGTATATGCCGGGAACAGCAAGCTGGCTCCGCGTGTCACTGCGGCTTTTCAGGGTATCGGTGAGGTTGCGCTTGCGGCAAACGTACGGCCCGCCGCCGCCAAAATCGACGTGGCCCCGCTGCGCGCGCAGATGACCGAAGCGTTCAACCGGTTTGCAGAAACGCGCAGTTCAGGATTCTCCGATCTGGCGGCGCTTTCGGTCGGCGGCGTTCAGCCGACGGCGCGCGGGTACAGCGCGATCGCGTCGTATTTCGCCCGACTCAACGATGCGCGCGTCATCGTCGTCGACATTGGCAGCGCGGTCTCGATTATGTGCCGCGCAACCCCGCGTGAGTCGCAGTTTGCGATCCGCACCGATCTCGGGGTGGGCCACAATGCCCTGACACTTTTGAACACGGTCGATCCTCAGGACCTGCTGCAGTGGCTTCCATTTGCCGGGGCAGAAGAGGCGCTCCACACACACGTTTACAACAAGTCGCTGCGACAGGGCATCGTTCCATTTTCGCTGCGCGAGTCGTTTGTCGAGCACGCACTGCTTCGCACAGCGCTCAGAGAGATCGCTGAGTCTATCGGCGCTGGGCGCGGTCAGGCAGCGGATTTGGTCGTATTGGGTGGCGCAAGTATCAATGAGACTGGGCGGCCCGGCTATAGTATCTTGCTCGCCCTCGACGGGCTTGAACCGGTCGGCGTCACGCGCTTCTTGGCCGACCCGTACGGACTGACTGCCGCGCTGGGCGCGGTGGCTGGCCGGCGGCCCGACGCGGCCTCGCAGGTCGCGGATGGCAACGGCTACGCAAGTTTAGGGACGGCAATTAGCGTCGGCGGACGTCCCCGCTTTGACAAACCCGCGGTTGAAGTCACGGTGGAGGCCGACAACGGCGCCAAGACCACCGTGACGGTCAACGGCGGCCATCTTGTACGCATTCCAGTTCCAATTGGCGTAACGGCTGTCGTTCGCGCCCGAGTCGTCGGGCGCGGGCTTGATATCGACGGCAGTCGCAGCCAACGGTTCAAGGTGTACGGCGGCGGCGCGGGAGTCATCATCGACGCGCGCGGCCGGCCCCTTGCGCTCGATATGCCCGATGACGTCAAAGCCACCTTGATGCTGCAGTGGATCGCTGAAGTGACCGGCGACGAACCGCGTCCGGTCGAAATGCTTGGTGGCGGGTCGACGTTGTTCGGCGAACGACGCGCCGAAAGCCCGACCGAACCGTCGCGCGTGCGCCAGCGCCAGTCTCGGCGCGACCGCCGGCGCGGTAAGCGCCAAGAGCCGGAGGCCGAACCGGAACCGGACTTCGGCGACAGCGACACGACTATCGAGGATTTGCGCAATGCACTATCCTGA